Proteins found in one Rutidosis leptorrhynchoides isolate AG116_Rl617_1_P2 unplaced genomic scaffold, CSIRO_AGI_Rlap_v1 contig427, whole genome shotgun sequence genomic segment:
- the LOC139883601 gene encoding alpha-galactosidase 2-like encodes MNNGLALTPQMGWNSWNHFQCDINETLIKDTADAMVSTGLATLGYQYINLDDCWGELNRDSQGNLAPKASTFPSGIKDLADYVHSKGLKLGIYSDAGTLTCSNRMPGSLDHEEQDAKTFASWGVDYLKYDNCANTGTSPKERYPKMSKALLNSGRTIFFSLCEWGHEDPATWAPSIGNSWRTTGDIEDNWHSMTSIADENDKWASYAGPGGWNDPDMLEIGNGGMTTEEYRSHFSIWALVKAPLLIGCDLRSMNDVTFELLSNKEVIAVNQDKLGVQGKKVKKDGDDEVWAGPLSYNRVALLLLNRGSSNSNITTYWTDIGFNSSTIVDVRDLWLHSTQSEVQGQFSAQVDSHACKMYVLTPH; translated from the exons ATGAATAATGGCCTCGCTCTCACTCCCCAGATGGG ATGGAACAGTTGGAACCATTTTCAATGCGACATCAACGAGACCTTGATTAAGGACACAG CCGATGCAATGGTGTCGACTGGGCTTGCTACATTAGGATATCAGTATATCAATTTAG ATGATTGTTGGGGCGAACTCAACCGAGATTCTCAG GGGAATTTGGCTCCTAAAGCTTCAACATTTCCTTCAGGGATTAAGGATTTGGCAGATTATGTTCACAGCAAAGGACTTAAGCTTGGTATTTACTCAGATGCagg GACTTTAACATGTAGTAATAGAATGCCTGGCTCACTTGACCATGAGGAACAAGATGCAAAAACATTCGCTTCATGG GGCGTTGATTACTTGAAATATGACAATTGCGCAAATACTGGTACAAGCCCTAAAGAAAGATACCCTAAAATGAGTAAAGCTTTGCTCAATTCTGGAAGAACCATTTTCTTCTCTTTGTGCGAATG gGGACATGAAGATCCAGCAACTTGGGCACCGAGTATAGGTAACAGTTGGAGAACTACAGGAGATATTGAAGATAATTGGCATAG CATGACATCAATAGCAGATGAGAATGACAAATGGGCATCTTATGCTGGACCTGGCGGTTGGAATG atcCCGACATGCTTGAGATTGGAAATGGAGGCATGACAACAGAGGAATACAGGTCTCATTTTAGCATATGGGCATTAGTTAAG GCTCCGTTGTTGATTGGTTGTGATCTCAGATCAATGAATGACGTGACATTCGAATTACTTAGCAACAAGGAGGTTATTGCCGTAAATCAAG ATAAGCTTGGAGTTCAAGGCAAGAAAGTCAAGAAAGATGGAGATGATGAG GTTTGGGCAGGTCCCCTATCCTATAATCGAGTGGCATTGCTATTGTTGAACAGAGGATCATCAAATTCCAATATCACAACATATTGGACAGATATAGGCTTTAACTCATCGACTATTGTTGATGTCCGAGACTTATGGCTG CATTCGACTCAATCGGAAGTACAAGGTCAATTTTCAGCTCAAGTGGACTctcatgcttgtaaaatgtatgtcCTGACTCCACATTAA
- the LOC139883603 gene encoding LOW QUALITY PROTEIN: nudix hydrolase 1-like (The sequence of the model RefSeq protein was modified relative to this genomic sequence to represent the inferred CDS: deleted 1 base in 1 codon; substituted 1 base at 1 genomic stop codon) — MREKKWENSVVPKVAVVVFVLKGKKSILLGKRRSSIGDSTFALPGGHLEFGESFEECGAREVKEETGMEIDKMELLTVTDNLFYKQAPXPSHYVTIFLRAVTANPDQVIPPNPEPDKCYGWDWYDWDNLPTPLFWPLEKMVNSGFNPFPSRMNDDA, encoded by the exons ATGAGAGAAAAGAAATGGGAAAACAGCGTCGTTCCAAAAGTGGCGGTGGTTGTGTTTGTATTGAAGGGGAAGAAATCTATTTTGTTAGGGAAGCGCCGATCCTCCATCGGCGACTCCACCTTTGCCCTTCCCGGCGGCCACCTCGAGTTTG GGGAGAGTTTTGAGGAATGTGGAGCAAGGGAAGTGAAGGAAGAAACTGGAATGGAGATTGACAAAATGGAGTTGTTAACCGTAACCGACAACTTGTTT TACAAGCAGGCACCTTAGCCATCACATTACGTTACGATATTCCTGCGTGCAGTTACAGCAAATCCTGACCAAGTAATTCCGCCAAATCCTGAGCCAGACAAGTGCTATGGTTGGGACTGGTATGATTGGGATAATCTCCCAACCCCATTGTTTTGGCCATTAGAGAAGATGGTCAATAGTGGATTCAACCCCTTTCCCAGCCGAATGAATGATGATGCTTAG